The DNA sequence AAGGTCGTGGTCACGTCGCGGGCCACGGCTGCCAGCCGCCAGCCCTTGCGGTTGTACTGCACGCCCAGGTCCACGCCGAAGCCGTAGGCGTTGGCGTAGTTGCCCACGTTGCGGTAAATCAGCTTGGCGTTAGCCCCCACGCTCAGGCCCTCCACCCGCCCAATTTTGCGGGCGTAGGAGAGCAGCATGGCGTAATCGGCCACCGAGAAATAGGTAATCCGGCTGTAGTCGATGTAGCCGTACTCGTTGATGAGGTTGCGCGTGTCGGCGATGTTGTCCACGCCCAGGCGCATAATGCTTACGCCGACGGTGCTTTCCTTGTCGAGCGGCATGGAGAACGCGGCGTAGTCATTCTTCACAATGCCCGAAAACAGTTCGGAGTGCATCAGCACGCCGTCGTACTTGTGGGTTTGGTTGGCCAGGCCGGCGGGGTTCCAGTAGCCGGCGGTGGCGTCGTCGGCCAGGGCCGTCTGCACCTTGCCCATGCCCAGGGCCCGGGCCCCCACGCCCACGTTCAGGAAGTCGTTGCTGTACTTGGGCGCGGTGGTGCTTTGGGCGGCGGCGGGCAGG is a window from the Hymenobacter nivis genome containing:
- a CDS encoding PorV/PorQ family protein; amino-acid sequence: MTQLYAAARRWLGPLALGALALPAAAQSTTAPKYSNDFLNVGVGARALGMGKVQTALADDATAGYWNPAGLANQTHKYDGVLMHSELFSGIVKNDYAAFSMPLDKESTVGVSIMRLGVDNIADTRNLINEYGYIDYSRITYFSVADYAMLLSYARKIGRVEGLSVGANAKLIYRNVGNYANAYGFGVDLGVQYNRKGWRLAAVARDVTTTFTAWSINADQYQKGPNSAVANGTDPVPANRNEVTLPRLVLGAGRQFKLPQQFTALVSTDLEITTDGKRNTLIASGPVSINPRAGVELGYKSLVFLRGGVGDFQQITDFSGSKVQKGQYSLGAGVALSGLRVDLALSRLAVEALGQSSQTNSLIVSLGYGFK